A stretch of DNA from Diospyros lotus cultivar Yz01 chromosome 14, ASM1463336v1, whole genome shotgun sequence:
TTCCCTTTCTATGGTACTACGCGAgcataaatatcttttttttttcttttaaatgataaatattGTTAATCATATTGTTTTGtacatatatgatttttttatttatgaatttgtcTTTTCATATgtactttaaattttatatatttcttgaaTATATAATTGATGCTCTTCATATTTATTAAAGCTTGAAATCTTTGGATTCTATGGTTTCCGTCAAACTCAAGCTTAGTATTCATGTATTATATCCCACACAACAtcaataacaatcacaagccatTGATATGTCTTCTTAAATTTCACCaacaaaaataatgtcatttacaTGTAACATGCACAAACGTCTCCCTTATTGGATGTGCTTAGCCAGAAGATGGTCCATGAGCTGACAAGCTGCGGACGCATGGGTCTACCTCCAGTGACCTGCGTTCCACTGGCAGTGTCGCCGGAGGCAGGCGAACTACCTCCGGCTATGCTTCTTTCATTTTAGGTTTTcctttatattttattgatttttttggttTCATTTATAGCATGAATTAAAGTTCCAGTAAGGAGAAGAGGGTGAGGCTTGATGGCAACAGTAAGTTTGCCTAGAAAGTTATGAGTTCAAGTGGAAACAGTTTCTCAAAACAAAGATAAGCTTACATACAGAAACGAGATTCCCTGATCCTTGCAAAACAAAAAGTCTCGCATTTGAATTCCCCATTTATATGAGCTTAGGTGACCTATGTCTATAAATATACGCAGGAATCACGCTTCtctaagagagagaaataacatttagcattttcttttgaattagtATGTCCAAAAAAGCACAGTGAGTATAGATTTTTATCTACTTTTGTTTTGATGAGTTTCAGCAAATTGTGGTTAATTGGATATTTTTATCTCATTGAGTTTATGTGAACCAAATGAATCCCTATACTTGACTATTCTTTCTTTTTAGggctatttatttttctttttggtatcTTTCCCTTACGGCTGACAACTTATCTACTGACATTTCAGGAATTGGGTTCAAGAGTGTATTCCTCATCACAACACAGCCTTACATATTCAGCAATGGTTATCAGATACGGTTTAATGAAGAGCCTTGCCCACATTGCAAAATTGGATACATTGTCCCGGAATGGGTTGATGACAACCCAACACTTTCCaccataaaacaaatatatggCTCTGACTCTGACCTTCCAACCACAACAATTGTCTTGCCTCTGAAGCCTGACAAGGTTAGCCCTGTAAAGCAGCAACTCTCGAAAATCCATCCTGAAGTTCTGTTgttcctttcaaaaataaagaggCTTTCAGTCAAGCAAGACAACGAGGATACTAGTCTCAATACAGTGAGCGCAATATCCATTTCAAGTGAGACTGATTTTACTGAAAAGAAGGATATTGATGCTGAGTCATATGTGCTACATCTTTCGGCTGataaaaatgatgacaatttgGAGGAAGAATGCAGCTATTACATGTGGAGGCAGAAGTTTCCAGTCAGGCAGGAATATAAAGTAGAAAGACGGATGGAAGTGGAAGAGTATGTGATCACATTGGCTTTTCCAAATGGACAGCGTCTCAACAGTGGGACTAAATCTCCTGGGGTATATGCCTTTCTCCCAACTGAGATGGTTACAACTTTTCCTTTCATAATTCAAGCAGATTTTCTACTAGCATCTTCGAGGGAAACAATCCTTTTGGATAATAAATGGAACCAAGGTATTCTGGAATACGTGCCCAGTGCTTTCATCAATGCATTCATTTCCCTGGTGAAAACCATCGAAGGCGCCCCTGTATCTACTCTGGCTCGTATGTTTGAGTTCCTACCCATCAACATCCCTCCTTACCCTGCGCTGAATGCTGTGAGGGACAGTATTAAAGCCAAACTGGTTAATGAAGACATAGTTCCCTGTGAGTCATACATGGagaaaaagttattttggaaGCCTAGTGAAGTGGGTGTGGTAATGCCTGCTTTCTGGAATATACTGAACAAGGCAAGGAAGGATGGGGTGAGCTTGGATAATATCTCATCGCATGGGAGATATGTTCTAAGTTCTTCATTTGACACAGAGAAGTATGATCAAGTGTTGAACTTCTTGGGAGTGAAACCTGTGGAGGATGAATGGTATGTTAAGTGCATCCGCAGTTCTAATCTCATACCAGGAGTCTCAGAGGAAGTGTATTTAGAGCTACTAGTATTTGTAGCCAAGAACTGGAGGTCAAATTTTCAGAATACTAACATCAAGGACACCCCGCTTCTGAAGTATGAGAGTTATAACGGTGATGTCTCTTTGTTTAGTATAAATGTCTCACAGTCGTATGCAGGGAAGGTTCTTGCTTGCGAGCCTCATCTTGTACCATGGTTGATCGATTGGAACAGAGAATTTGGAAGTTCAGCAGGCCCATTTTTTATTCCTAAATCTACACAAGAAGCTATACTACAGCAACAATGGTCTGAGAAGCAGATATTGTTGGAGTGGCTTTCGAAGGAGGTGAAGGTTCAGACTGTAAGTGTGTACGACTATGCAGCCCTTCTTGTTGATTTGCTTAAGTGTGATAGGAAGCGCGCTGTTACTTTTGTTCATTTCTTGTATCACTCGCTTTCAAGGAACAACTTGTCTGAGACAGATGTTGGGCGATTGTGTTGCAACATGCCGCTTGTGGATAACTATGGGCAGGTAACCACACAAAGGAATCGAGTTCTTGTTCCTGCTAATGGAAGCAAATGGGTTCGTCTGATCGGATCTAACCCGTGGAGAGCTGAAGGCTTTATAGAGCTAGCAGATGACTATCGGCGACCTGTCATACCTGCAGGTGTTTTGACCCCTGAGGAACAGCTTATTCCTTTTCTCAGAAGTCATATTGGGGCTTCTGATGTCCCTGATGTGTCTCCACCCAATGCAGTAATTCCTACAATGTCTGCTCCTCTAACCAAAGATAATACGTTCTTGCTGTTGGGTTGGATTCGGAGCTTGATGCAGCGATGGGTTAGCATGCCAAAAATGTTCTCGCAATGCATAAAGGAGGGAAGCTGGATGAGGGTTTCTTTGGGCAGCAGTCCAGGCTACCGGCCTCCATCTCAGTCATTCCTACCAAACTCATTGTGGGGCCATCTTCTGCAGAATGAAAATGTGCTAGTTGATATCCCCATAATTGATCTGAGTTTCTATGGCTGTGAAATAATGAATTATAAAGTGGAGCTTGGAGAAATAGGAGTGATGTTTCATTATGGAGAGGCTTGCCAATTTTTCGGGAAGCATCTCATGTCTTTGGCAGCCTCCTCCGCTCTAACAAGAGGGAATGTTTTTTCGATATTGAAGTTCATAAATTTTATGAGGGAGAGATCGCTTTCTGCTCGAGACTTCATCCAAAGTATCCGGGAAGGGAAATGGCTAAGAACTTCACTTGGCAACAGATCCCCAGTCGGATCTGTTTTGTTTGATCAGGAGTGGGAAACTGCATCGCAGATCAGTGCCATCCCATTTATTGATAAAGATTACTATGGGGAGGAAATCCTTCAGTTTAAAACAGAACTTCAGATGCTGGGCGTGGTAGTTGGATGGAGTGAGAATTACCAGCTTGTTGCTTACTATCTGAAACCTGCAATGGGCATCAATGTTCTAACGGCTGAGTCTGGTCTTTTCATTTTGAACTGCATGCGCCATTTAGGATCACCTGATAAATTAATTGAAGTCTTtaaggataataaatttttgaagaCAAGCATGGGCTACACGGCTCCAGTTGAGTCTCATCTTATCAGTCCTGAATGGGGCTGTCTCCTTCAGATTTTCAACAGCTTTGCTCTAATCGATGAAAATTTTTATGGGAGCAGCATCTTCTCATATAAAAATGAGTTAAGGGAACTGGGGGTAGTAGTTGATTTTAACCAGGCCAAAATGGTCTTTGCTCATGTGTTCAGGCTGCAAGGACAGCTCTCCAATATTGGAAAGGAACATGCTTTTTCCTTGCTGGCCTGTTACAGAAAGTTCAGGGGTACATCTTTTGAATTCTCTGATGATTTGATGAGATGTATCCTTGAGGTTAAATGGTTGCGAACTCGCCTCGGTGATCTCAGAATCCCGGGAGAGTGCATTTTGTTTCGGCCTCATTGGGAATCTATATCTTGCATATCTCTGCTTCCTTTCATTGATGACGCTGACAATTGGTATGGCAAGGGCATCTATGAATATGAGAAGGAGTTGGAAAGTATGGGAGTTAAAGTTGCCTTCAAGGATGGATGCGGGTTTGTGGCTACCGGCCTTAAGTTACCATTTGATCCCAGCTGCATAACTCCTGCAAATGCTTACTCATTACTTGAATGTATTCGCACTTTACGGACACAGAACAATGGCCCTTTACCTGATTCTTTTCTGACGAAAGTGTCTCAAAAATGGTTGAAAACCTCTTTTGATTATAGGCCACCTGGTAAGTGTTTGCTTTATAATTTTGATTGGAAGTCATTGCAACGGATGGATGGACCTTTCATTGATGAAGAATTTTATGGCTCCAACATTACATCCTATGCCAAAGAGCTCAACGCAATTGGAGTAACTATTGATGTAAGAAATGGGGGACCATTGCTTGCCAATCACCTGCATTTCTGTTCTAACTTCAGTACCATTGTTCGAATATATAGTTACTTGCAAGACTGCAACTGGAACCCTGAAACTGGGTATGAAAGGAAAATTTGGATCCCTAGTGGAAGTGATGATGGTGAATGGGTAGCACCCCAAGAATGCGTCCTGCGGGACAAGGATGGGCTGTTTGATAAACAATTGAATGTGTTGGAGAAGCATTATGGAAAGGAgttacttctttttttctcaAGCGCTTTTGGAGTTAAACCCTATCCTTCACTTGTTGACTATTGTGAGCTCTGGAAGGAATGGGAGTTATGTGGACGGCCCTTAACACTTGAAAGGTGTTGTGCGTTTTGGAAATTTGTTGTAAGTCACTGCAGTTCGGAGACACTGAAAAGGCTTGCTGAACATTTGATGAAATTGCCTGCGTATTCAGTATCAGATGAAATTTTGTTGATTGAAAGGCTTGATGTTTTTATTGCTGATGACCTTCATCTGAAGGATCTTTTTGAGCAGTCGTCTTCCCAGCCTCTATTTGCTTGGTATCCCCAGTCGAGCATTGCATCTTTGCCTCGGTTTAAGCTGCTTGAAGTTTACAGCAAAATTGGAGTCCGAAACCTATCTGAATCTGTCCAGAAAGAAGAAATGTCCATAACTGATGGTGCTGGACTTCAGCAAGTTAGCCCCAGGGAAATTTTAATTGGAAAAGGACTGCTCATGCTGATCCTAAGTTTTCTAGCTGGACCTGCTCTCAAAATGGAAGCAGAAAACAGGCATGAAGTTGTGCGATGTCTACTTAATCTGACTGTCTTTGAGACAGCGGAGCCAGTCAAAATTTGTTACAGTTTATTGCTCTCGTCAGGGGAAAAGTTGAAAGCTGAGGCGACACCAATGATTCGTTGGGAGAGGGAGAATAAAGAGCTTTTTGCACAAAAGATGAACAGGTCGGGTGGGCATAGAAGTATCATTGAATATGCTACATCTTTTTCTGAAGTGATATCGGCAGGATTACTATGGGAGAATGAAGATCAAATGCACCAACTGGCAGAGCTGATCAAATTAGGCTTCCTCTTGGAATTTGACGAGCAAGCGATTGGGTTTCTCATGAAAACCAAGAATCTTCAGCTATTCGCAGAGGATGAAAGGTTCCTCTCTTCAGCCTTCCCGTCTGATTAGTCCTTCTTTTGTTACTGTTCTTTTGAATGCTTCATGTACTTCTTTACTGGCCTATCTTCTTGTACTTGTTTACGTTATATTATGTTGGTTTGCTGTTAAGTGAAGAACACAATATCATCAAGGTGTGGTTGAATTACTCGGGTGTGACTGAAGTTTGTTAAGTGTTTCTGGAATCATCTTTCTGTGGCTACTTATCTAAAGTATGTAATGGTTGGTGTGCTGTAGCAATGAAAACAGAAGCATCTACTTATTAGTTCCTGTATTTTTGTTATGTTACTTTGGTTTTAAGTGAAGAACGCAAGATCAACTACTTGTTTAATTAGCTTGGTGTGGCAGGTTGAATTTCTGCAATAATCTCTCTGTGGCTGCTTAAGTATGTAATGGTTGGTACAAgtgaaaaaaaacataaagatCTGCTTGTGTTGGTCTTTTTGGTTTTGGTTCCCTTTATTGTTCTCGCTTTCTCTTGATGTGTTAGCtcttaaaacattttatttttttgtcttatgATGACTGTATCCAGAGCAATGAATCAGGTCTATAAAAATGACATTACTGTGTTATTTCTTGATCAACAAAAAGATCAAGAAAGATGAGAAAAATGGATGGTTATGATGCATAggtgtttttatattttaatccgaagtttgttctttctaaTTGAATATGTGTTATATGAATTTTAGCTTCctaatcatttttaaatttgtatttaggCATGATCTTTATACATTATGTCATGCAAAGACCGGTTGTTagatttttacatatttttagtACAAATGTCGTTTCGTTTAAGGCCAttgaatgttattttttaatttttttttatttgtgtttgtttttattttattttttttaaaaaaataaattttgcatttgatgatattgtttttttattttaaatatatgtcaATTTATTTCATATTGACAGAAATATGTTtacttcaaattaaatatattttaatacctttttttagtaattgattaaatcaaattaaatttttatattaactattaattatatCATCTTGTGCTTACATTTTGCTGTACTTAAATTATAAATGCTTTTTTGGCTATATGATaaccttttaaatatttttagatcatTAAAtcttgaataattattttttcatgctTAAAGCAAtgaatattttgaattattttacacataatttaatataaattgtatattttctttctctttttaattaaaaagataagTAACTTgattagaataatttttatcatttctagGTTAAAATGAAATctgaaacaaataataattgttCCCTTTAACTCAAGAGAAATAAGTTTAGGGTAATTGTATTATGGTCTAGAAGTTAAATTGGACATTATGTTAGTTATTATGATAAATGTTTTAATACtgttttaatttcattaacGGTGTCAACtatatttctaattaaaaaaaaccttACACATGATAGCAAATGATCGAATCAAACTCTAAATCCAGATTTGAAGAACTCCACACAGTTGCAAATggccaaattaaattttaaatttagatttcaATAACTGCACCTAGTTACAAATAACCAATTAAATACTAGATCAAGATTTGAAGGAATTTGCCCCCATGGAACAGGTTAAGTGGGATTCACGTCAATAAATCGTGAATTCGATTCCTTATCTTGTACAGTGAAGCGAAATCTccatttatgatttatttcatcTGTCGAAATTGAGGATAAGAGGACGAAAAACTGTGCAAGGGTGGTAATCTTAAGATTTGAAGGAACTCACATGGTCGCAATTGCTTTACAACTTGGAATTACAAGTACTTTCCTATCTAGTgtgtttgaaatttaattttctaattaggACTTTAGGACCAAAGTTGATGTCGTTGATGAAATTAAAACGCcattaaaagatattaaaacATATAGTATAATGGTTAACGTGACCAAAGatttgaaaacttattaatttatttcaccATTGCTAAATTATAGTaacaaatttaaaacaagtttcCTACTTAAAATGGCTCTAGAGGTTTCTATGGCTGACATTTTTTTGCTCAGAGACCCCATTCCattattaatattgttaattaaaccttaattagttttgattaagttaattaaattaaataaaaaattttaaaaaatccaaatttaagacaaaaaaattaagaggtgATTGGTGGTGATGGGAACACATCATTCTTGCTAACAATGGAACCTATCAGGCAACTAATGGGTTTTAGCATTGGCAACCTGTTATAATCTTgagaatttgggatttttttaataattatatttcgaccttaaatttttttaatatttcttttttaccCCCTTAACATAGCAAACTCAATAAAAATAAAGCTAAGACATGTAATTAAAGCTTAACAGGGAACGTACTCGAAGCTAAAATGAAGTATAAACTTCCAATGACCAATTCTGCATGTACATATTGAAGTTGACTTCGAGCAACAATCTAAATTTGTACATGATATAACAAATAAGagtaaaaatctaaaatatttaaatataaatatgtaagtTAATAGTCTGATACTCTAAagaataaatttgttattttcataAGTCATTTGGCAATCAATACCTTCTTTTACCAATCACCCTCACATTTATGCGTTACACacattttatagaaaaaaatgtttCTATAAAATTGTAGAAACTAAAGTATATTTCCAAAAAGTTCTCCAGGaagatagaaattgaaaattgtattcaaaatgattttttttttctaaattagagaacaaaaaacaaattttatgttttgcaaATTTTCTGTTGTTTCCTTTGTAAATTCCTACTTATTTTCGAGATAAAACATGGTTTTATAATGAATAATGAATATGGCTACTTCGATTCTAGTTGCtccaaaacgacatcgtttttgGAGCAACCATTGAACAGTTGTCAGGTGGCCTTCCTCTCCTTATTAAAACAGTAGCGTTTAGTTGATGTTTTATCATACTTCacactctctttctttctctctctaatttttgaaagtagagagaaagagaggggaaaGAAATGGGTGAGAGAGATAGAAGAGTTGTATTTATGGTACTGATGAATTGTGTGATATCTTTGGCCTTTCAAGTTGTTTTTGGAGatgatttatcaaaatatccctgcttAGATCCTTATTGTACTTTTTTTCGCCCAATTAGTTCCTTATTAGCTGTGAATATGAAAGGAAATCTAGCAGGACAAGAGCGAGTTTTGTTTGCTTTTATCTTCAACTTTTTGTATCTGCTCTCATATTTCAACGAGAAcaaatttttaatcatattttgatttcaaaggaaaatagGAATTTTCAATTCACGTATGATTAGTATAGTAGAAAATGGATTAAACTTGACAATCAAACTAGAAAAGTCCACGACTTATAATTggatcaattcaatttttaaccatttgttttctttttttgggttcCTATTGGCGAAACTCTTACCGCCAATAGGAACCCATGGCGACTCGGCTCCACCCGTCCAAGCCTTGACAGTTTCAGACTTCAGTCAACAATTTCAACGGGAGAAAGGTCGCCGGCTCCCCCTCGGCTCCGCTGAATTTTCCTTCTTCCGGGAATTTGGGTCATTTTCTAGACTGAGggcaaattgggaaaaatgaaaaatttggcATGAAGTGACAAAAGACCCCTTTTTTATAATTGAAGTAACTGCCACCGTAAAGGACCACTTGCATCACATATTCTTGCGTCCGCCAGGtgtgaagaaaagaaagaggcgAGTAGCTGCGTGCCTCTGTTTGCAGGCGAGTGGGGATGCGTTCGGTCTCTGGAACGTTCTCGAAAGGACGAAAATGCCTCCAGGAGGCATACGAAATCACGTAAATGCCTTTGGGCATGATCGGAGCGGAAATGTCTGGAGTACAATCTGTCCCCGCCTTTGGACCACCACCGAGAGTAGCTTTGGATTCATTCCGGTGCTGCTCGTCTCCATCATTAATTCATTCTCTCCCAATCGCTATCTGCCTGATCATCACTAAAATGGTGATGGATAGGTGAGCCATCGGTTCACTCATTTGATTACAGAATAATTTGAGAATTAAAtcgaattaattaaaattttaaattcaaataaaaacatagaaaacacactccattttctatattttgactctaaaaaagaaaaaaaagaaaaaaattattcttaaattttaaaaataaaattatatatttatttaaaatttaaaaaatataatatatttatattataattaaaaatatgagataacatatagtatattattaagtgtattatacatattatgtataataatatttaatataaattatcactagatagttattaattaaatttattattttattttaataataaaattttattaaaaagagttaattttattatttaataattaaattcattaaagaaaatattataaaataatttttcttaaaatttaaagtaaataCGTTTTCTAATGatgcaattttatcatttttaatcacattatgtaatattagttcatgtctttaatttttatttttatgcttccTATATTGcacttgctattttttttttcaagttaatttatttatttattcaaaattaaataattttcattttttgataattaaatttatttaataaaatgtcattaaaaaattatttttaaaatttcaaaaagaacgtattttttagttttttgttttaagaaataattttttaaaatgacaaataaaacgtatttttaattttttaaaaatagattatcaaaataaaaaataaatttaaaattaaaaattaaaaaacaaaaagaatgcaGCCTAATAGACTGATCAAAAaccaactatttttttttttattaaattagagaatcaaatcataaataaaatgacCTGTTTTAGCTTAAATAATTTGCTAACACAAAGGTGACTTACATTCTTTGAAGGCGTTTGGCTTACATTAAATTACAGAAACTTTTAAACTAAAGACTTATAAactctaaaaatttatttagttataaGCTATTAAggtatttgaataaaatatgttttaacaTGCGATTTATTTACTTACATGGTAAAACAAAAGTTTATAAACTATATATCAAAACAgctaaaatgaacaaaaataataaaaaaataaatcatataatttaataataaacctACCTTAGTGCAATTTTTAGGTCAGAGAAGATCTCTCAAAGTGTAATTCACTATTATCACCAGGtaggaaagaaaataacaagagaaagagaatgaaaaaacaaaagaaaaaaattaattataaaaaatatatttcctaATCCTTATATATAAACTATACATATTTCTCGTACCTATAgtatatatttctaaaatttatctgataatttcaattttagattACCATTTTGTTGTAgttatattttatcattaattattgatattacAAACTATCTTGGATGATTTGATTAATGAAATGCTAAGAACTTAAAACACAAGATTAGAGGTGACAAATCAATATTAACAAAATAGTTTATTAACGAGGCCCACCTTTTTCCTTTCTCCTGCTCTTAATTTCCCTAACGAGGCCCATTAGTTTATTTCAAATGCTCTACCCTCTCATTTCTCATTTTCCCCTCAAAATCTGGGACTTTTTTGATGTTGAAGCTCCAAATTTGGCTCCAATAATATTCTTTGTCATCAACAATCACACTATACATCGAACGTGTAAGAGTATGCAATAACAAACCAATACTACTTTAATTTTGATAGTTTTATTAAGGCCCACTTGATATTAATTGCACAACAACTAAGTGCATTGATAACAAGCGTGAAGTACTTTTGCTTGATGGTCCAATTTTATCTCCAAGCTTAGGGCCTCTTGGTTACTTGGAGTTCTTGCTAAGTCTTTCCACCATTCTCTAAATCaatgttaaaaaagaaaactattgGCATACCACACACTTAGTTTCCTAAACTCCAATTTTCTAAACCAAGCAATTGTCTCaacaaatatttagttttctAATTGTTCTTAATATTCAATTTCCCAATTATATGTTTGTCTCCTTGTAAATCCAATAAATTAGGCATTCTTAGTGTTATATATAAACCTTTTATggtcaaaagaataaaataagagaagaatATTTATTTCTGGATACCAAATTGTTTAGAAGAAAACACCTAAAGAAAGCCAAgagagatttttatttaatacaaacaaatacTTAAGAAAGAAGTTTAGTAGGAAATGCATACAACAACATTACTATTTCAATGGGGGTGATTATCCATATCTACGAAGGAAACTAACTTTAATTCTCCACATATTATCCACAACAAAGTAGTAGCTAGAGGTGATGAAAACCTCAATAACATGGAACCATGCTCGTCTCCAATGCggatttatatacaaaattccCACAATAGCTAGTAAAACAACTGTGTAGGACCCCGCAAAGCTCATATAAAAAGTTCCCACATCGATAAAGTTGGATACCACACTTGCATTATTATTGGCTGATGGAACTATTGGAGGTGAATCTGTGCAATTATTTGGTAATGGTTCTCCACAAAGAAATGGATTCTCAATATAGCTACTTGAGTCAAAAGTTCCAAATTGGTTTGTTGCCTGAGGTATCCTTCCACTCAAGTTGTTATAAGACACATTGAACGTCCCTAGTGAGTATAGATTAGTAAGCTGAAAGGGGATATTCCCTTTCAAGTTGTTGTGAGAAAGATCCAAGCTCTCAATATTTTGTAACTTCGAAAAAGTTGTAGGGATTCCTCCAGTCAAGTTGTTATGGGATAGGTTCAGTGCTTTGATTTTGCTAAGGTTGCCAATTTCAGGTGATATGTGGCCAGCTAATTTGTTGTTGGAGAGATCAATTGCTGAAAAAAGGAGCAGAGGCTTTCCTGTGTAAGGCAAAGTCATTCCTTTGGTTGTGAACTCCACTTGTACTAAGAAACTTTCCTTCCTTAGGCTCAAGGTATCTCTATCAGGAAAAGCCcaataattataataacaaGAAATCTTTTGGTCATCATTCAACATGGGTTCTGCAGCAACAATTTGATATGAATACATGTTTATCATGTCTTTTAGCTCAAATGTGACGTTATTTAAGCAACGGGGAATGCTGCCCGACAACTTATTGGAAGAAAGGTCAATCAAGGTTAACATAGACAAGTGGCAAATCTGATCTGGGATATTACTTTcaaaatggttattttttaagataagaaAGCTTAACTGGGAAAGACTGTCGATCCAATCTGGAATCCTGccattaaaatggttatttgaaAGATCTATCATTCTTATGTTCATTAATCGACAGAACACTTCCGGAAACGGTCCATTTAGCCTATTATTGGATAGCTGAATTTGGTTTAGGTATTCCACATTGAAGCAAGATGATATTGTCCCAGTGAAATTGTTGTTAGAAAGATCTAATTGTTCTAGTCCATCAAATTGACAAAACTCAATAGGAAACTCACCTTCCATATGATTATGGCTAAGATTCAATAGTCCCAAGGCACTACTATTGGATAAGTTGGGTGGGATTTCTGTGAACTTATTTTTGTCCAAATGCAACCATTTTAACTTTGGCAAGTTATTTTGAGGGGGTAGTATAGGGCCTGTCAAGTTGTTGTTTGATAGTTTCAGCACTTCCAAGAAGCTACAACCCATTGCCAAA
This window harbors:
- the LOC127790096 gene encoding uncharacterized protein LOC127790096 isoform X4; the encoded protein is MATPSPREHIEKIRRKTFKIGGDEPDVTNLYLHHAINYLAAELYTKDVHFLMELIQNAEDNEYLEGVKPSLEFVITSRDITATGAPATLLVFNNEKGFSAKNVESICGIGFSTKKGQRKRGYIGEKGIGFKSVFLITTQPYIFSNGYQIRFNEEPCPHCKIGYIVPEWVDDNPTLSTIKQIYGSDSDLPTTTIVLPLKPDKVSPVKQQLSKIHPEVLLFLSKIKRLSVKQDNEDTSLNTVSAISISSETDFTEKKDIDAESYVLHLSADKNDDNLEEECSYYMWRQKFPVRQEYKVERRMEVEEYVITLAFPNGQRLNSGTKSPGVYAFLPTEMVTTFPFIIQADFLLASSRETILLDNKWNQGILEYVPSAFINAFISLVKTIEGAPVSTLARMFEFLPINIPPYPALNAVRDSIKAKLVNEDIVPCESYMEKKLFWKPSEVGVVMPAFWNILNKARKDGVSLDNISSHGRYVLSSSFDTEKYDQVLNFLGVKPVEDEWYVKCIRSSNLIPGVSEEVYLELLVFVAKNWRSNFQNTNIKDTPLLKYESYNGDVSLFSINVSQSYAGKVLACEPHLVPWLIDWNREFGSSAGPFFIPKSTQEAILQQQWSEKQILLEWLSKEVKVQTVSVYDYAALLVDLLKCDRKRAVTFVHFLYHSLSRNNLSETDVGRLCCNMPLVDNYGQVTTQRNRVLVPANGSKWVRLIGSNPWRAEGFIELADDYRRPVIPAGVLTPEEQLIPFLRSHIGASDVPDVSPPNAVIPTMSAPLTKDNTFLLLGWIRSLMQRWVSMPKMFSQCIKEGSWMRVSLGSSPGYRPPSQSFLPNSLWGHLLQNENVLVDIPIIDLSFYGCEIMNYKVELGEIGVMFHYGEACQFFGKHLMSLAASSALTRGNVFSILKFINFMRERSLSARDFIQSIREGKWLRTSLGNRSPVGSVLFDQEWETASQISAIPFIDKDYYGEEILQFKTELQMLGVVVGWSENYQLVAYYLKPAMGINVLTAESGLFILNCMRHLGSPDKLIEVFKDNKFLKTSMGYTAPVESHLISPEWGCLLQIFNSFALIDENFYGSSIFSYKNELRELGVVVDFNQAKMVFAHVFRLQGQLSNIGKEHAFSLLACYRKFRGTSFEFSDDLMRCILEVKWLRTRLGDLRIPGECILFRPHWESISCISLLPFIDDADNWYGKGIYEYEKELESMGVKVAFKDGCGFVATGLKLPFDPSCITPANAYSLLECIRTLRTQNNGPLPDSFLTKVSQKWLKTSFDYRPPGKCLLYNFDWKSLQRMDGPFIDEEFYGSNITSYAKELNAIGVTIDVRNGGPLLANHLHFCSNFSTIVRIYSYLQDCNWNPETGYERKIWIPSGSDDGEWVAPQECVLRDKDGLFDKQLNVLEKHYGKELLLFFSSAFGVKPYPSLVDYCELWKEWELCGRPLTLERCCAFWKFVVSHCSSETLKRLAEHLMKLPAYSVSDEILLIERLDVFIADDLHLKDLFEQSSSQPLFAWYPQSSIASLPRFKLLEVYSKIGVRNLSESVQKEEMSITDGAGLQQVSPREILIGKGLLMLILSFLAGPALKMEAENRHEVVRCLLNLTVFETAEPVKICYSLLLSSGEKLKAEATPMIRWERENKELFAQKMNRSGGHRSIIEYATSFSEVISAGLLWENEDQMHQLAELIKLGFLLEFDEQAIGFLMKTKNLQLFAEDERFLSSAFPSD